A section of the Clostridium sp. TW13 genome encodes:
- a CDS encoding TetR-like C-terminal domain-containing protein, with amino-acid sequence MSQTTKKALATSLKKLSMDRPLDKITVVDIVEDCEVNRQTFYYHFNDIYDLVEWVYLSEATKALGDKKTYDTWQQGFLQLFEYVLNNKAFVNNTYHSVSREHLERYLYNESYNLLIDVVEEQAAGIPVREEDKKFIADFYKYAFVGLMVDWIRTGMKVNPEDIISKLDTLIHGQINSAIEKFRTD; translated from the coding sequence ATGTCACAAACAACAAAAAAAGCATTAGCAACATCACTAAAAAAATTATCCATGGATAGACCGCTTGATAAGATTACAGTTGTTGATATTGTAGAAGATTGTGAAGTGAATAGACAGACATTTTATTATCACTTTAATGATATTTATGATCTTGTTGAATGGGTTTATCTTAGTGAGGCAACTAAGGCTTTGGGAGATAAAAAGACCTATGATACTTGGCAGCAAGGATTTCTTCAGCTATTTGAATATGTTCTTAATAACAAAGCTTTTGTAAATAATACATATCATTCAGTTAGCAGAGAACATTTGGAGAGATATTTATATAATGAGAGTTATAATCTATTAATAGATGTAGTTGAAGAGCAGGCAGCTGGCATACCAGTTCGTGAAGAGGATAAAAAATTTATTGCAGATTTTTATAAGTATGCGTTTGTTGGTTTGATGGTTGATTGGATACGAACAGGCATGAAAGTAAATCCTGAAGATATCATCAGCAAGTTGGATACACTTATTCATGGACAGATTAATAGTGCTATTGAAAAATTTAGAACAGATTAA
- a CDS encoding oleate hydratase has translation MYYSNGNYEAFARPLKPENVDKKSAYLVGAGLGSLAAACFLVRDGQMKGERIHILEELGLPGGACDGINDSQRGFIIRGGREMENHFECLWDLFRSIPSLEVEDASVLDEYYWLNKKDPNYSLMRATVNRGEDAHTDKKFTLSDKASLEIIHLFFTKDEDLYDKKISDVFSEDFYKSNFWLYWRTMFAFEDWHSALEMKLYIQRFIHHIGGLPDFTALKFTKYNQYESLILPMVKYLEAHGVKFHYNTVVTNVVFDITKDKKVAKQIQCIHEGKEENIDLIEDDLVFVTNGSCTENSTVGDNDHPAIFNNSVGGCWQLWKNIAAQDPSFGHPEKFCGDTKATNWESATVTTLDNRIPPYIEKICKRDPFSGKVVTGGIITVKDSKWLMSYTLNRQPHFKEQPKDQLVVWVYGLFTDVPGDYIKKPMKECTGTEITEEWLYHLGVPEAEIHDMAVNSARCIPCMMPYVTAFFMPRTEGDRPKVVPEGCVNFAFLGQFADTARDTVFTTEYSVRTAMEAVYTLLNVDRGVPEVFGSCYDVRVLLDSTSKMMDGKKLADVKLPLEANLAKKKVMKKVSGTVIEDLLKRYNLI, from the coding sequence ATGTATTATAGTAATGGTAATTATGAAGCATTTGCACGCCCTTTAAAGCCTGAAAATGTGGACAAGAAATCAGCATATTTAGTAGGAGCAGGTCTTGGATCTCTTGCAGCAGCGTGCTTTTTAGTACGTGATGGTCAAATGAAAGGTGAAAGAATTCATATTCTTGAAGAGTTAGGCCTTCCAGGGGGAGCCTGTGATGGTATAAATGATAGTCAAAGAGGATTTATTATCCGTGGTGGACGTGAAATGGAGAATCATTTCGAGTGCCTTTGGGATTTATTTAGATCAATTCCATCACTTGAGGTAGAAGATGCTTCAGTGTTAGATGAATATTATTGGCTTAACAAAAAAGATCCAAACTATTCTTTAATGAGAGCAACAGTAAATCGTGGTGAAGATGCTCACACTGACAAGAAGTTTACATTAAGCGATAAAGCATCTTTAGAAATCATTCACCTATTCTTTACTAAGGATGAGGATTTATATGATAAAAAGATTTCAGATGTATTCTCAGAAGATTTCTATAAATCAAACTTCTGGCTTTACTGGCGTACAATGTTTGCCTTTGAAGATTGGCATAGTGCATTAGAAATGAAGTTATACATTCAAAGATTTATACATCATATTGGAGGACTACCTGACTTTACAGCATTGAAGTTCACAAAATATAACCAATATGAATCATTAATTCTTCCTATGGTAAAATACTTAGAGGCTCATGGTGTTAAATTTCATTATAATACAGTTGTAACTAACGTTGTTTTTGATATTACTAAAGACAAGAAGGTTGCAAAGCAAATTCAATGTATTCATGAGGGAAAAGAAGAAAATATAGATTTAATTGAAGATGATTTAGTATTTGTTACAAATGGTAGCTGTACTGAAAATTCTACAGTTGGTGATAATGATCACCCAGCTATATTCAATAATTCTGTGGGTGGTTGCTGGCAACTTTGGAAGAACATTGCGGCTCAAGATCCTTCATTTGGACATCCAGAAAAGTTCTGTGGAGATACAAAGGCTACAAACTGGGAATCAGCAACAGTTACAACTTTGGATAACAGAATACCTCCATACATCGAAAAGATTTGTAAGAGAGATCCATTCAGTGGAAAGGTTGTTACAGGAGGAATCATAACAGTAAAAGATTCTAAATGGTTAATGAGTTATACATTAAATAGACAACCTCATTTTAAAGAACAACCAAAGGATCAACTTGTAGTTTGGGTTTATGGTTTATTTACAGATGTTCCTGGAGATTATATTAAAAAGCCAATGAAGGAATGTACAGGTACTGAAATTACAGAAGAATGGTTATATCATTTAGGAGTTCCTGAAGCAGAAATTCATGACATGGCTGTTAACTCTGCACGTTGCATCCCTTGTATGATGCCTTATGTTACTGCATTCTTTATGCCAAGAACAGAAGGGGACAGACCTAAGGTTGTACCAGAAGGTTGCGTAAACTTTGCATTTTTAGGACAATTTGCTGATACTGCTCGTGATACAGTATTTACAACAGAGTATTCTGTAAGAACTGCAATGGAAGCTGTATACACTTTACTTAATGTTGACCGTGGTGTACCAGAAGTATTTGGTTCTTGCTATGATGTCCGTGTATTACTTGATTCTACTTCAAAAATGATGGATGGTAAGAAGCTAGCTGATGTTAAATTACCTTTGGAAGCTAACTTAGCTAAAAAGAAGGTTATGAAGAAGGTTTCTGGCACTGTTATTGA